The Amycolatopsis sp. DG1A-15b genome window below encodes:
- a CDS encoding response regulator transcription factor encodes MSAPIRVLVCDDQMLIRTGLVTIIGAQPGFEVVGECGDGRAAVDLAGRLHPDVVVMDVRMPVLDGIEATRLLAGAGVPHPVKVLVLTTFNLDEYVYEALRAGASGFLLKDAPPDRLLHGIRTVATGAALLDPDVTRRLVGRHAARIRPVPGAAPEVPLTPRELEVLRLLADGLSNSEIAERLVISQETVKTFVSRILTKLDLRDRVQAVVYAYRHGLVT; translated from the coding sequence GTGAGCGCGCCGATCCGGGTCCTGGTCTGCGACGACCAGATGCTGATCCGCACCGGGCTGGTGACCATCATCGGCGCCCAGCCCGGTTTCGAGGTGGTCGGCGAGTGCGGGGACGGGCGGGCCGCGGTCGACCTCGCCGGCCGGCTGCACCCGGACGTCGTCGTGATGGACGTGCGCATGCCGGTGCTCGACGGCATCGAGGCCACCCGCCTGCTGGCCGGGGCCGGGGTGCCGCACCCGGTCAAGGTGCTCGTGCTGACGACGTTCAACCTCGACGAGTACGTCTACGAAGCGCTGCGCGCGGGCGCGAGCGGGTTCCTGCTCAAGGACGCGCCGCCGGACCGGCTGCTGCACGGGATCCGGACCGTGGCCACCGGCGCGGCGCTGCTGGACCCGGACGTGACGCGCCGCCTCGTCGGCCGGCACGCCGCCCGGATCCGGCCCGTCCCGGGCGCCGCACCGGAGGTCCCGCTGACCCCCCGTGAGCTGGAGGTCCTGCGGCTGCTCGCCGACGGCCTCTCCAACAGCGAAATCGCCGAACGGCTCGTGATCAGCCAGGAAACCGTCAAGACGTTCGTGTCGCGCATCCTCACCAAGCTGGACCTGCGCGACCGCGTCCAGGCCGTCGTCTACGCCTACCGGCACGGCTTGG
- a CDS encoding histidine kinase has protein sequence MIDHRRLLARWRRVDPVLRDLLLGLLFLASAFVPALRNHGTELGGLPTRPFDAPAIGVLLLETLPLAVRRRWPVLCLALVSLGFALDQLRGYHSAAGTALAVALVSAGAYLDRRRRTTALLFSAAYVLLAVVLFRFGSEPVVEFGTFYLLLVFAWGIGAWLRSTRVAEADRRRRVAEDALAAERTRIARELHDVVTHHVTAMVVQAEAARYLTAAPDRLDGTLTAITDTGRRAITDLRHLLDLLNPDHGPETRTPSPGGLLALVEHARQAGQPVEFTEEGTPAESAGSADLVAYRVVQEALTNALKHARGSRTSVEVHHGEREIAVAVSTAGSGSTSPGGSGRGLAGLRERVGVLGGDFSAGRDGAGFTVCARIPTGNPS, from the coding sequence GTGATCGATCACCGGCGGCTCCTGGCGCGCTGGCGCCGGGTGGACCCCGTGCTCCGCGATCTCCTGCTCGGCTTGCTGTTCCTGGCATCGGCGTTCGTGCCCGCGCTGCGGAACCACGGGACGGAGCTCGGCGGCCTGCCGACACGCCCCTTCGATGCACCGGCCATCGGGGTGCTCCTCCTCGAAACCCTCCCGCTCGCCGTGCGCAGGCGGTGGCCGGTGCTGTGCCTCGCCCTGGTCTCGCTCGGCTTCGCCCTCGACCAGCTCCGCGGCTACCACTCGGCCGCGGGCACCGCGCTGGCCGTGGCCCTGGTGAGCGCGGGCGCCTACCTGGACCGGCGCCGGCGCACCACCGCGCTGCTGTTTTCCGCGGCGTACGTGCTGCTTGCGGTCGTTCTCTTCCGGTTCGGGTCCGAGCCGGTGGTGGAGTTCGGCACGTTCTACCTCCTGCTGGTGTTCGCGTGGGGCATCGGCGCGTGGCTGCGTTCCACCCGGGTGGCGGAAGCGGATCGCCGCCGTCGCGTCGCCGAGGACGCGCTCGCCGCGGAACGCACCCGCATCGCCCGTGAGCTCCACGACGTCGTCACCCACCACGTGACGGCGATGGTCGTGCAGGCCGAGGCAGCCCGGTACCTGACCGCCGCACCGGACCGGCTCGACGGGACGCTGACCGCGATCACCGACACCGGCCGGCGGGCCATCACCGACCTGCGGCACCTGCTCGACCTGCTCAACCCCGACCACGGGCCGGAGACCAGGACACCGTCCCCCGGCGGGCTCCTCGCGCTCGTCGAGCACGCCCGTCAGGCCGGGCAGCCGGTGGAGTTCACCGAGGAGGGCACGCCCGCGGAGTCCGCCGGCAGCGCCGACCTGGTGGCCTACCGGGTCGTGCAGGAAGCACTGACGAACGCCCTCAAGCACGCCCGTGGCAGCCGCACCTCGGTGGAGGTGCACCACGGCGAGCGCGAAATCGCCGTGGCGGTCAGCACGGCCGGTTCCGGGAGCACATCGCCCGGCGGGAGTGGCCGCGGTCTCGCCGGGCTCCGGGAACGAGTCGGCGTCCTGGGCGGCGATTTCAGCGCGGGCCGCGACGGCGCCGGGTTCACCGTGTGCGCCCGGATCCCCACCGGGAACCCGTCGTGA
- a CDS encoding type II CAAX endopeptidase family protein — MRLVWQLLAVAAVAFIGSQGIAVVGANPWLTLVIGVLTAVAGVAVYRWVVRRTEHRPVTELARPGAGLAAGRGVLIGIALFGAVIANIALLGDYEVRGWGTVAGAAGLVGFMAAAAVTEELLFRGVLFRIVEERTGTGIALVLTGVLFGLSHLFNPDATLWGAIAIAIEAGGLLTAAYVATRKLWLPIGLHFGWNFAGAGIFGTVVSGNGTPQGLLDAVTSGPSIVTGGAFGPEGSLYSVLFCVLATTAFLWLARRRGHLIPRPKRAERVDTVTTLAP; from the coding sequence ATGAGGCTCGTCTGGCAGCTGCTGGCCGTTGCGGCGGTCGCGTTCATCGGCAGTCAAGGTATCGCCGTGGTGGGCGCGAATCCCTGGCTCACCTTGGTCATCGGCGTCCTGACCGCGGTGGCCGGGGTCGCCGTCTACCGGTGGGTGGTGCGGCGGACCGAGCACCGGCCGGTCACCGAGCTCGCTCGGCCGGGTGCCGGGCTCGCGGCCGGTCGCGGGGTGCTGATCGGGATCGCGCTCTTCGGAGCGGTCATCGCGAACATCGCCCTCCTCGGTGACTACGAGGTCCGCGGCTGGGGCACCGTGGCGGGCGCGGCGGGCCTCGTCGGCTTCATGGCCGCCGCCGCGGTGACGGAGGAGCTGCTGTTCCGCGGCGTCCTGTTCCGGATCGTCGAGGAACGCACCGGCACCGGGATCGCCCTGGTGCTGACCGGGGTGCTGTTCGGGCTTTCGCACCTGTTCAACCCCGACGCGACCCTGTGGGGGGCCATCGCCATCGCGATCGAGGCCGGTGGCCTGCTGACCGCCGCGTACGTCGCGACGCGCAAGCTGTGGCTGCCGATCGGCCTGCACTTCGGCTGGAACTTCGCCGGGGCCGGGATCTTCGGCACCGTGGTCTCCGGCAACGGCACCCCGCAGGGACTGCTGGACGCCGTGACGTCCGGGCCGTCGATCGTCACCGGCGGCGCCTTCGGTCCGGAAGGAAGCCTGTACTCGGTGCTGTTCTGCGTCCTGGCGACGACCGCGTTCCTGTGGCTGGCCCGCCGGCGCGGCCACCTGATCCCGCGCCCCAAGCGCGCCGAGCGGGTCGACACCGTCACTACACTCGCCCCGTGA
- a CDS encoding SigE family RNA polymerase sigma factor, translating into MARDLDFSEYFAARVQRFRRVAFALCGDWHAAEDLVQAMFVQLYRRWRRVRPDTVDAYARRILLNLFLAGRRVSGREYVTSSVPEGESPPGRDTSLRLDVERALAGLTPRQRAMVVLRFLEDLPVSEVATLLGIAEGTVKSQTARGVEALRAALPSQTGEEW; encoded by the coding sequence GTGGCGAGAGACCTCGATTTCAGCGAGTACTTCGCCGCGCGCGTCCAGCGGTTCCGCCGCGTGGCGTTCGCGCTCTGCGGGGACTGGCACGCGGCCGAAGACTTGGTCCAGGCGATGTTCGTCCAGTTGTACCGGCGCTGGCGCCGGGTCCGGCCGGACACGGTCGACGCCTACGCGCGCCGCATCCTGCTGAACCTGTTCCTGGCCGGGCGCCGGGTTTCCGGACGCGAGTACGTGACGTCTTCGGTGCCGGAGGGGGAGTCGCCACCGGGCCGGGACACGTCGTTGCGGCTCGACGTGGAGCGAGCGCTGGCCGGGCTGACGCCCCGGCAGCGGGCGATGGTGGTGCTGCGGTTCCTCGAAGACCTTCCGGTGAGCGAAGTCGCGACGCTGCTGGGGATCGCGGAAGGAACGGTCAAGTCCCAGACGGCCCGCGGGGTCGAAGCGTTGCGGGCGGCCCTGCCGTCGCAGACCGGAGAGGAGTGGTGA
- a CDS encoding chromosome partitioning protein ParB yields the protein MKETGFPRADAENDFLRARRGQVLSRLSTWLRREPDDVNIMLPFHEVVEALGYLGEHRIGLRVIKLESIAGTVDRSRDFDRRFRPTSARVRERWERLALAARRGEEIPPIEVYRVGELHFIIDGHHRVSVAIAQGLSTIEASVTVVRTKLDPSGIRHRGDLIVKDYRRLFLERVPLTGHARASVIVSDPWDYAKLGEHVEAWGFRLMQDEGKFCDRASVAQRWFEEEFVPVVGMLRQAGLIGDRTDAEAYMWVAAERYRLIRTHRWDDEVIEKLRSRRH from the coding sequence ATGAAAGAGACAGGATTCCCCCGCGCCGACGCGGAGAACGACTTCCTCCGCGCGCGCCGGGGCCAGGTGCTCTCGCGGCTTTCGACGTGGCTGCGCCGCGAGCCCGACGACGTCAACATCATGCTGCCGTTCCACGAGGTGGTGGAGGCGCTCGGCTACCTCGGCGAGCACCGGATCGGGCTGCGGGTGATCAAGCTGGAGTCGATCGCCGGCACGGTCGACCGCAGCCGCGACTTCGACCGCCGCTTCCGCCCGACGTCGGCCCGCGTCCGCGAGCGCTGGGAACGCCTGGCCCTGGCCGCCCGCCGCGGCGAGGAGATCCCGCCGATCGAGGTCTACCGCGTCGGCGAACTGCACTTCATCATCGACGGCCACCACCGCGTCTCGGTGGCGATCGCCCAGGGACTGTCCACAATAGAGGCATCGGTGACGGTGGTCCGCACCAAACTGGACCCGAGCGGCATCCGCCACCGGGGCGACCTGATCGTCAAGGACTACCGCCGGCTGTTCCTGGAGCGCGTCCCGCTGACCGGCCACGCGCGCGCGTCGGTGATCGTGTCGGACCCGTGGGACTACGCGAAACTGGGCGAGCACGTGGAAGCCTGGGGTTTCCGGCTGATGCAGGACGAAGGCAAGTTCTGCGACCGGGCGAGCGTGGCGCAGCGCTGGTTCGAGGAGGAGTTCGTTCCGGTGGTGGGCATGCTGCGGCAGGCGGGCCTGATCGGCGACCGGACGGACGCGGAGGCGTACATGTGGGTGGCGGCGGAGCGGTACCGGCTGATCCGCACCCACCGCTGGGACGACGAGGTGATCGAGAAGCTGCGGTCGCGGCGGCACTAG
- a CDS encoding metallophosphoesterase produces the protein MPKALVVSDEVDERLWTDAVRAVSVDLVIGAGDLPYDYLAFLASALDVPCVFVPGNHDPDLSGYTRYGGLSMKDGFPTVWPGPAGGINADGRIVDVAGLRFAGLGGSIRYNDGPNQWTQHQQARRARGLVRRARLRRWRDGRDVDVLLTHSPPLDLGDRPDPPHRGFKCLHSTIEALRPKWLLHGHIHPHGEPVPDRVAGATRIRNVVGHRIMEFS, from the coding sequence ATGCCGAAAGCGCTGGTCGTCTCCGACGAGGTCGACGAGCGGTTGTGGACCGACGCGGTCCGCGCCGTCTCCGTCGACCTGGTCATCGGCGCCGGCGACCTGCCCTACGACTACCTGGCGTTCCTGGCGAGCGCGCTCGACGTCCCGTGCGTGTTCGTGCCCGGCAACCACGACCCGGACCTGAGCGGCTACACGCGCTACGGCGGGCTGTCCATGAAGGACGGTTTCCCCACGGTGTGGCCCGGCCCGGCGGGCGGCATCAACGCCGACGGCCGGATCGTCGACGTCGCCGGGCTGCGGTTCGCCGGGCTCGGCGGCTCGATCCGCTACAACGACGGGCCGAACCAGTGGACGCAGCACCAGCAGGCGCGGCGGGCCCGCGGCCTGGTCCGGCGCGCCCGGCTGCGGCGGTGGCGCGACGGGCGCGACGTCGACGTCCTGCTGACGCACTCGCCGCCGCTCGACCTGGGCGACCGCCCGGACCCGCCGCACCGCGGGTTCAAGTGCCTGCACTCCACGATCGAGGCGCTGCGCCCGAAGTGGCTGCTGCACGGGCACATCCACCCGCACGGCGAGCCGGTGCCGGACCGGGTCGCCGGCGCGACCCGGATCCGCAACGTCGTGGGCCACCGGATCATGGAGTTCTCATGA
- the corA gene encoding magnesium/cobalt transporter CorA, whose protein sequence is MPAIPSLGGLRGRGNKGTVPVRPVPVPLSAYVVDCAVYVGGERLPGRWTHSEAIKEVRKRHEGFVWIGLHEPDAQQIQGVADTFGLHELAVEDALEAHQRPKLERYDDTLFLVVKTVRYVEHESPTTANEIVETGELMVFLGRDFVITVRHGNHSGLARLRRDLDEDPERLQLGPSAVVHAITDHVVDHYLDVTGRIENDIDVMEAQVFAPRSQVSAEQIYLMKREVLELRRAVMPLATPIQRLAEGYTRLVPDDVRSYFRDVADHLTTVSERVAAFDELLSTLVDATVAKISLQQNTDMRKITSWAAIITVPTMIAGIYGMNFDYLPELHWKFGYPLVITVILAICLLLYRIFRKNGWL, encoded by the coding sequence ATGCCTGCCATTCCCTCGCTCGGCGGCCTTCGCGGCCGCGGCAACAAGGGCACCGTGCCGGTCCGCCCGGTTCCGGTGCCGCTGTCCGCGTACGTCGTCGATTGCGCGGTGTACGTCGGCGGTGAGCGCCTGCCCGGCCGCTGGACCCACTCCGAGGCGATCAAGGAGGTCCGGAAGCGGCACGAAGGGTTCGTCTGGATCGGCCTGCACGAGCCGGACGCCCAGCAGATCCAGGGCGTCGCGGACACGTTCGGCCTGCACGAGCTGGCGGTCGAGGACGCACTCGAAGCGCACCAGCGGCCGAAGCTGGAACGCTACGACGACACGCTGTTCCTGGTGGTCAAGACCGTGCGGTACGTCGAGCACGAGTCGCCGACGACGGCGAACGAGATCGTCGAGACCGGCGAGCTGATGGTGTTCCTCGGCCGCGACTTCGTGATCACCGTGCGGCACGGGAACCACTCGGGGCTGGCGCGGCTGCGCCGCGACCTGGACGAGGACCCCGAGCGGCTGCAGCTGGGCCCCTCCGCGGTCGTGCACGCGATCACCGACCACGTCGTCGACCACTACCTCGACGTCACGGGCCGGATCGAGAACGACATCGACGTCATGGAGGCGCAGGTCTTCGCGCCCCGCTCGCAGGTCAGCGCCGAGCAGATCTACCTGATGAAGCGGGAGGTGCTCGAGCTGCGCCGGGCGGTGATGCCGCTGGCCACACCGATCCAGCGCCTGGCCGAGGGCTACACGCGGCTGGTGCCGGACGACGTCCGCTCGTACTTCCGCGACGTCGCCGACCACCTCACGACCGTGTCCGAGCGGGTCGCGGCGTTCGACGAACTGCTGTCCACCCTGGTCGACGCGACCGTCGCGAAGATTTCGCTGCAGCAGAACACCGATATGCGCAAGATCACGTCGTGGGCGGCGATCATCACCGTGCCGACGATGATCGCGGGCATCTACGGGATGAACTTCGACTACCTGCCCGAGCTGCACTGGAAGTTCGGGTACCCGCTGGTCATCACCGTGATCCTGGCGATCTGCCTGTTGCTGTACCGAATATTCCGGAAGAACGGCTGGCTCTAG
- a CDS encoding MaoC family dehydratase gives MQFGRYYEEFEVGAVYKHWPGKTVTEYDDHLFCLITMNHHPLHLDAHYAEETTDFGKNVVVGNYVYSLLLGMSVPDVSGKAIANLEVESLKHVKPTFHGDTIYGETEVLDKTPSKSKDDRGVVYVETRGYKQDGLIVCTFRRKVMVPKRSYGETRGGEQPGRPVPHE, from the coding sequence GTGCAGTTCGGTCGGTACTACGAGGAGTTCGAGGTCGGTGCGGTCTACAAGCACTGGCCGGGCAAAACGGTCACCGAATACGACGACCACCTGTTCTGCCTGATCACCATGAACCACCACCCGCTGCACCTCGACGCGCACTACGCGGAAGAGACGACCGACTTCGGCAAGAACGTCGTCGTCGGCAACTACGTCTACTCGCTGCTGCTCGGGATGTCGGTGCCCGACGTCTCCGGCAAGGCCATCGCGAACCTCGAGGTCGAATCGCTCAAGCACGTCAAGCCGACCTTCCACGGCGACACGATCTACGGCGAGACCGAGGTGCTCGACAAGACGCCGTCGAAGTCCAAGGACGACCGCGGCGTGGTGTACGTCGAGACGCGCGGCTACAAGCAGGACGGCCTGATCGTGTGCACTTTCCGGCGGAAGGTGATGGTGCCGAAGCGCTCGTACGGGGAGACTCGGGGCGGGGAGCAGCCGGGCCGGCCGGTGCCGCACGAATGA
- a CDS encoding DUF2332 domain-containing protein: MDLDRIKGILRKFAEVEARGVSPLYEHLALQAAADDDVAGLLSVARDGEVRATLLMAVAHRLVQADPIHPLSRYYPSLGGFDGVDSETWPLFRSFLLERSEKARALISARYTQTNEVRRAALLYPGVARAVREAGGKVSLLEVGCSAGLLLGLDRFGYRYQCDGGDQLTAGPAKAAVGLHCALDLAPGAVVPKLPKKLALLDRAGLDRAPVDLSDEDELAWLEACVWADQPDRIRLLRTAAAEQSKHRPRLITGDGVDDLAPAAESLDGPLVVLTSHTLAYFPAEKRAAFVSALAELASSRPVWWVSEEFYGAGLELVLPGRDDLPGADGLATLGVVRWEDGKAEAHALARTAPHGQRMTWLPL, translated from the coding sequence ATGGACCTGGACAGGATCAAGGGGATACTCCGCAAGTTCGCGGAAGTCGAGGCCCGCGGGGTCTCGCCGCTGTACGAACACCTGGCACTGCAGGCCGCCGCGGACGACGACGTCGCGGGGCTGCTGTCGGTCGCGCGCGACGGCGAGGTGCGCGCGACGCTGCTGATGGCGGTCGCACACCGCCTCGTGCAGGCCGACCCCATCCACCCGCTTTCGCGCTACTACCCGTCGCTGGGCGGCTTCGACGGCGTCGACTCGGAGACCTGGCCGCTGTTCCGGTCGTTCCTGCTGGAGCGGTCCGAGAAGGCCCGGGCCCTGATTTCGGCGCGCTACACCCAGACGAACGAGGTCCGCCGGGCGGCGTTGCTGTACCCGGGCGTCGCGCGGGCGGTCCGCGAAGCGGGCGGGAAGGTTTCGCTGCTGGAGGTCGGCTGCAGCGCGGGGTTGCTGCTGGGTCTGGACCGGTTCGGCTACCGCTACCAGTGCGACGGCGGCGACCAGCTGACGGCGGGGCCGGCCAAGGCGGCGGTCGGGTTGCACTGCGCGCTCGACCTGGCGCCGGGTGCGGTGGTGCCGAAGCTGCCGAAGAAGCTGGCGCTGCTCGACCGGGCGGGCCTCGACCGGGCACCGGTGGACCTGTCGGACGAGGACGAGCTGGCGTGGCTGGAGGCGTGCGTCTGGGCCGACCAGCCGGACCGCATCAGGCTGTTGCGCACCGCGGCGGCCGAGCAGTCGAAGCACCGGCCGCGGTTGATCACCGGGGACGGGGTCGACGACCTGGCTCCGGCGGCGGAGTCGCTGGACGGGCCGCTGGTGGTGCTGACGAGCCACACACTGGCGTACTTCCCGGCCGAGAAGCGGGCGGCGTTCGTCTCGGCGTTGGCCGAGCTGGCTTCTTCGCGGCCGGTGTGGTGGGTTTCGGAGGAGTTCTACGGGGCCGGGCTGGAGCTCGTACTGCCGGGCCGCGACGACCTTCCAGGCGCCGACGGGCTCGCGACACTGGGCGTGGTGCGGTGGGAAGACGGGAAGGCGGAGGCGCACGCGTTGGCTCGGACCGCGCCGCACGGGCAGCGGATGACCTGGTTGCCGCTGTAG
- a CDS encoding NUDIX domain-containing protein, whose translation MEGLTSTTIRCVGGIAFDAYGRLLLIRRLNNPGSGQWSLPGGRVEPGETDKEAVVRELFEETGLDVIPGTLVGTARRGPYEIFDYACEVEGGVLTAGDDASEARWSDAADLAALEAAGELVELLYVTLRDWNALPEA comes from the coding sequence ATGGAGGGTCTCACCAGCACCACGATCCGCTGTGTCGGCGGGATCGCGTTCGACGCGTACGGCCGTTTGCTGCTCATCCGGCGCTTGAACAACCCCGGTTCGGGGCAATGGTCGCTGCCGGGCGGCCGAGTCGAACCGGGCGAAACGGACAAAGAGGCCGTGGTCCGGGAGCTTTTCGAGGAGACGGGACTGGACGTGATTCCGGGCACACTGGTCGGAACGGCACGGCGGGGGCCGTACGAAATCTTCGACTACGCCTGCGAGGTCGAGGGCGGCGTTCTCACCGCTGGTGACGACGCATCGGAGGCGCGTTGGTCCGATGCGGCAGACCTTGCCGCGCTGGAAGCCGCCGGGGAGCTCGTGGAGCTCCTCTACGTCACTCTCCGCGACTGGAATGCGCTCCCGGAGGCCTGA
- a CDS encoding PH domain-containing protein, with protein MFAPRDPDEYLLDTERRVIRIRRHWAVLLWDTFEAAALLAVCVLVSYLLPPALYIGQNILWYVALLVVLRFAYVVMEWWVERLVVTDKRFVMTTGVFTTKVLMMPISKVTDLSYVRTATGRMMGYGTMVVESAGQIQALNKIDFLPRPEEFYDTISELVFGDKQKQAERFSMIKAQRAARGKKPVG; from the coding sequence ATGTTCGCGCCACGCGATCCCGACGAGTACCTCCTCGACACCGAGCGGCGGGTCATCAGGATCCGCCGCCACTGGGCGGTGCTCCTCTGGGACACCTTCGAGGCGGCCGCCCTGCTGGCCGTCTGCGTCCTGGTGTCCTACCTGCTGCCGCCGGCGCTGTACATCGGCCAGAACATCCTCTGGTACGTCGCGCTGCTCGTCGTCCTGCGGTTCGCCTACGTGGTGATGGAGTGGTGGGTCGAGCGCCTGGTGGTCACCGACAAGCGGTTCGTCATGACCACCGGGGTGTTCACCACCAAGGTGCTGATGATGCCGATCAGCAAGGTCACCGACCTCAGCTACGTCCGCACGGCCACCGGCCGCATGATGGGCTACGGCACGATGGTGGTCGAGTCCGCCGGTCAGATCCAGGCGCTGAACAAGATCGACTTCCTGCCGCGGCCCGAAGAGTTCTACGACACGATCTCCGAGCTGGTCTTCGGCGACAAGCAGAAGCAGGCCGAACGCTTCTCGATGATCAAGGCTCAGCGGGCCGCCCGGGGCAAGAAGCCAGTCGGCTGA
- a CDS encoding PHP domain-containing protein — protein MDTMRIDLHAHSTASDGTDTPAGLVAAAAKAGLDVVAITDHDTTAGWAPASEAVSPGLTLVPGAELSTVSIDPGTGRQISVHLLAYLFDPTSEPIVTEQTRLRLERRTRLRRMAERMAADGLPIDADEIFGLLPEDSPPGRPHLAQALVRAGLVKSVDEAFADYLSPRRGYYVARRDTPVEEAIDMIAAAGGVTVIAHPFAFSRGATISEDTLAGLAARGLTGVEADHPNHDAPTRARTRELAGELGLLVTGSSDYHGTNKTIALGECTTDPGQFEELTSRASGFQVVKG, from the coding sequence ATGGACACGATGCGCATCGACCTGCACGCCCATTCCACCGCTTCCGACGGCACCGACACGCCGGCCGGGCTCGTCGCCGCGGCCGCGAAAGCCGGGCTCGACGTCGTCGCGATCACCGACCACGACACCACCGCGGGATGGGCGCCCGCCTCCGAAGCGGTGTCACCCGGCCTGACGCTGGTCCCCGGCGCCGAGCTGTCCACGGTGTCGATCGACCCCGGGACCGGCCGGCAGATCAGCGTCCACCTGCTCGCCTACCTCTTCGACCCGACGTCCGAGCCCATCGTCACCGAGCAGACCCGGCTGCGGCTCGAGCGCCGCACGCGGCTGCGGCGGATGGCCGAGCGGATGGCCGCCGACGGCCTCCCGATCGACGCCGACGAGATCTTCGGCCTGCTGCCCGAGGACTCCCCGCCCGGGCGTCCCCACCTGGCCCAGGCGCTGGTCCGGGCCGGGCTGGTCAAGTCCGTCGACGAGGCCTTCGCCGACTACCTCAGCCCCCGTCGCGGGTACTACGTCGCCCGCCGTGACACGCCGGTCGAGGAAGCCATCGACATGATCGCCGCGGCCGGCGGCGTCACGGTGATCGCGCACCCCTTCGCCTTCAGCCGCGGTGCCACGATCAGCGAGGACACCCTCGCCGGGCTGGCCGCGCGCGGGCTCACCGGCGTCGAGGCCGACCACCCCAACCACGACGCGCCGACGCGCGCCCGCACCCGTGAGCTGGCCGGCGAACTCGGCCTGCTCGTCACCGGGTCCAGCGACTACCACGGCACCAACAAGACGATCGCGCTCGGCGAGTGCACCACCGACCCCGGGCAGTTCGAGGAACTCACTTCGCGTGCGTCGGGGTTCCAGGTCGTGAAGGGCTGA
- a CDS encoding MarC family protein, which translates to MALFDAKLFMSATITLIVIMDPPGTVPVFLSLVGRKPVATRARAARQAVLVSLLVISLFAVAGQAILAYLGIGIPALQGAGGLLLLLIALQLLTSNGHETEAAAEDVNVALVPLGTPLLAGPGAIAATIVFVRQADGHIGAYIALALAIVTTHFVIYLCMRYSGLVIRLIKESGITLLAKVAGLLLAAIAVELVANSVRGFISGAG; encoded by the coding sequence ATGGCGCTCTTCGACGCGAAACTGTTCATGAGTGCGACGATCACCCTGATCGTCATCATGGACCCGCCCGGCACCGTGCCGGTGTTCCTCAGCCTCGTCGGCCGCAAGCCGGTGGCGACCCGGGCGCGCGCCGCCCGGCAGGCCGTCCTGGTGTCGCTGCTGGTCATCAGCCTGTTCGCGGTCGCGGGCCAGGCGATCCTGGCCTACCTCGGCATCGGCATCCCCGCGCTGCAGGGCGCGGGCGGCCTGTTGCTCCTGCTGATCGCGCTGCAGCTGCTCACCAGCAACGGCCACGAAACCGAGGCGGCGGCCGAGGACGTCAACGTCGCGCTCGTGCCGCTCGGCACCCCGCTGCTGGCCGGGCCCGGCGCGATCGCCGCGACCATCGTGTTCGTCCGGCAGGCCGACGGGCACATCGGCGCGTACATCGCCCTGGCGCTCGCGATCGTCACCACCCACTTCGTCATCTACCTCTGCATGCGCTACTCCGGCCTCGTCATCCGGCTGATCAAGGAAAGCGGCATCACGCTGCTGGCCAAGGTGGCCGGCCTGCTGCTCGCGGCCATCGCCGTGGAGCTCGTGGCGAACTCCGTCCGCGGGTTCATCTCCGGCGCCGGCTGA